A window from Drosophila subobscura isolate 14011-0131.10 chromosome O, UCBerk_Dsub_1.0, whole genome shotgun sequence encodes these proteins:
- the LOC117898214 gene encoding PHD and RING finger domain-containing protein 1 isoform X2: MPDRDSASDSGDCSRRGGAKMNQQQQQQPSCSKNSAPDKRNRRIIMRIEFNDSDDTDEANPPNPGDDPDLDARPSCSSAATRLCRSNRRQRRPPAIQDSDSDAVQRRSTRNRRTRYGPQSDDCSSSGSEIEQRPKRLHGQSGKRKKLESDEEEPSEEDEAKRRLSPRPAPAEDPGFSSDSSSNELLEKCPICLFTFRQQEIGTPATCEHIFCAPCIEAWSKNVQTCPIDRITFDRIVVRDNYTDRNVVREVRVDLSKSKTELTLEEEEDADATVADVTNCEICNSPEREDVMLLCDSCNQGYHMDCLDPPLHEIPEGSWYCDECIDSNDENSDDNLDLAEDLNMLYEDIRGMGLPETRLRVREVQQQPRILRTRQNERIRAAVLRRTRAVTSAEAASGSTTTRTRTTRTTTTTTTTTRTTTNRRQTTQRRRRRRTRHRTYVVEYDLNNFDEKFALKTTSKKVIRRRRRRRRRVVASADSDETGRRRLTASKRLAEQLGVKADGLRSYLSGGNASSFTLFGNANDLEYFSDSEAGQDDAGAGAGAGLGATAVQTSVRIASIGNPRTRKALLQGKARTAATTSGSSASDILSSILDLQDRWHGATRNLSEVQISADGSLNLPQRVAAPASTAAASKPPTEPITQAPVYQRGGAGPNFSRGGGGGGSGNRYGGNSNYNRGGGGAAGNQYQRHSTGGDNGGGSSQGGSGFSQNFNNNNQGGGNNSSNNNNVSSFTPFHLRFNTPNRQQQQQQQRNQNMQQQQQGSSSNTSSFRGSGASNPSAVASPATNNFSQRPPPFPMTHIPAPVMPGPGPGSGPAVGRLSMPAVLTVPPPPTPPASLSWNSPLFKLNTDYAQQRPTAATAAKTTKLDDDDDDADNCPNFSIYSQESQAVANATSLPIGPQPRPAAEEPDKEDDDMNEDLVQLDDDDDDVEDDAAAAQEDNSIPLPPEKASDLYEPENPTEEQEEGDSNIDGEPMEEERQPRAAAEPETERISSNSNSNLEPAVDEDEETKTHSTPSPGPRVRDRGRVERDRGKGVLELYDDSDWEELDIDKPKEFEKALDATEAAAAETPNVAATPAKKKHKDAGAARNRSSSDREPDRSYTPCLDEKGVDDDDEGASAASEQQRAGVSTSPKTPCSKSSDDEENAEQEPPENIDTELISEDDLANENDSKQRRSRSRKRSEGEGGGAAATASAATSKEPPRENDSKSKRSKRGKDETFKKVSKRPKERNYRGDKQTDDARSGSRRRTKTPRRSSPASRSPHSPRGTRSPPQPHSRSRSRSPSRSRSRSPIRSRNRRRPRGSRSKSYSRSRSRSRSHSNGRHGRSFRGRDFQRGQFQRGRGSLRFSYNNRNQQQFHTRPYQNVYAQGHNQSQSQSQNYLHNNQSSQYHVQNQNQNQSQSQNLYQRPKRRELARYDVRNVVGAGSRHHLPVAKDRYGRDAMRAARSRSGGSFERRRSSHSPAFSRSGSRGGAPSRSRSATPKRLRSFSISPSPPPGTSPHRKQQRRRSMSPGPGRRYVRSPSLSPPKQRRDSPPMHPMHAMDRGHSPISLRSGSHTPTRVNGGRNMAPPPVYHNSPRYTPRLSRSRTRSKSPKAVIKKKKKKSDKKKKNKKRAASTSPTTAARMRRISRQRDPFEDADDFLAPQKKRRHSPPISKGVPAGNWSPSPSLSDDHMKFIHDGGDKNSSWTPPLGSPKGMLGHPGGHYADDGRRSPTPLGVGKKAKRKRDKSKKKKKPIDKLQRKEKKNRKRRTQTPEPIPSKEVFASGNNILVSVSFNKEPASGTNASALQQQQQQQQQTVVTMPARHDDLLANRLTGSSMDRLLSNASVKPKLKKDKTRKRKKLDAKPVAIIDLERSPFQVHQEPADVIVLTDSEDANEAPPPHPMRRDRDSREQQQQEQQQRDRHQRRRGSGVASPAEHHDLMRENGQREKTPQADSLATIMETSSYETLQQTTGPKTPPEPPIVKFNLPAKKTHNVRNNPLHEDADDINSADELEAACSSRELPGAGIADHDNDDGQQQQPHGHSHEGGTQKIGPNTPPESGPCSPDAYDPFEPTKSPSLSPRSPTPTPTQNLEQALPNSSGSAGPGDKSDSDSHSRSRSHSLAPTAVSNSTGTQTQTQTSGAINPVDLVMALMNKPNQSNNASSQQEKAGGKACDVVTSTQYLGSGSSFVCSSVRCL; the protein is encoded by the exons ATGCCTGACCGTGATTCGGCTTCTGATTCCGGTGATTGCAGCCGTCGCGGAGGCGCTAAAatgaatcagcagcagcaacagcagccgtcTTGCAGCAAAAACTCTGCGCCGGATAAGAGGAATCGACGCATCATCATGCGCATCGAATTCAATGACTCTGACGACACTGACGAAGCCAACCCCCCCAACCCTGGCGATGATCCTGACCTTGACGCGAGACCATCTTGCTCGTCGGCGGCCACGCGTTTGTGTCGCAGCAACCGCCGACAGCGTCGTCCACCTGCCATCCAAGATTCCGACTCGGATGCCGTGCAAAGAAGATCCACGCGCAATCGAAGAACCCGCTATGGACCACAAAGTGATGactgctcctccagcggcagtgag ATCGAACAACGCCCCAAGCGATTGCACGGCCAAAGCGGCAAGAGGAAAAAGCTAGAGTCCGATGAGGAAGAACCAAGCGAAGAAGATGAGGCCAAGAGGAGGCTCAGCCCCAGGCCTGCGCCAGCGGAGGATCCCGGTTTCAGctccgacagcagcagcaacgagctGTTGGAAAAGTGtcccatttgtttgtttacctTTCGGCAGCAGGAGATTGGGACGCCGGCCACATGCGAGCACATCTTTTGTGCGCCCTGCATTGAGGCATGGTCGAAGAATGTCCAAACCTGTCCCATCGATCGGATAACCTTCGACAGGATCGTGGTGCGAGACAACTATACCGATCGGAATGTGGTGCGTGAGGTTCGCGTGGATCTGAGCAAATCAAAGACGGAACTGACCctggaggaagaggaggacgCGGATGCCACTGTGGCCGATGTTACCAACTGCGAGATATGCAACAGTCCGGAGCGGGAGGATGTGATGTTGCTCTGCGACAGCTGCAATCAGGGCTACCACATGGACTGTCTGGATCCGCCGCTGCACGAGATCCCCGAGGGCTCCTGGTACTGCGACGAATGCATCGACTCCAACGACGAGAATTCCGATGATAACCTCGACCTGGCCGAGGACCTGAACATGCTGTACGAGGACATCCGCGGCATGGGTCTGCCCGAGACGCGTCTGCGCGTGAGAGAGGTTCAGCAACAGCCAAGGATACTCCGAACCCGCCAAAACGAACGCATTCGCGCTGCTGTTTTGCGTCGCACCCGTGCCGTCACATCAGCGGAGGCCGCCTCCGGCTCCACCACCACACGTACCCGTACCACCCGtaccacaaccacaacgacaacaaccacacgcACCACAACAAACCGTCGACAAACGACGCAGCGGCGAAGGCGTCGCCGCACACGCCATCGCACCTATGTCGTGGAGTACGACCTCAACAACTTTGACGAGAAGTTTGCCCTGAAGACGACCAGCAAGAAGGTCATACGTCGTCGTAGGCGACGACGTCGTCGAGTGGTTGCCTCCGCCGACAGCGATGAAACAGGCCGACGTCGTCTGACTGCCAGCAAAAGGCTGGCGGAGCAGCTGGGCGTCAAGGCGGATGGTCTGCGTTCGTATCTGAGTGGGGGAAATGCCTCCAGCTTCACGCTGTTTGGCAATGCCAACGATCTGGAGTACTTTTCGGACAGTGAGGCCGGCCAGGACgatgctggagcaggagcaggagctggtcTGGGCGCCACGGCAGTGCAGACGTCGGTGCGCATTGCCAGCATCGGCAATCCTCGCACACGCAAGGCCCTGCTACAGGGCAAGGCGCGTACAGCGGCCACAACGTCAGGGTCATCGGCCAGCGATATTCTGTCCAGCATCTTGGATTTGCAGGATCGCTGGCATGGGGCGACGCGCAACCTTAGCGAAGTGCAGATCAGTGCCGATGGGAGTCTGAATCTGCCACAGCGtgtggcagcgccagcatcCACTGCAGCAGCCTCAAAGCCACCCACGGAACCCATCACCCAAGCACCGGTCTATCAGCGCGGAGGCGCCGGACCCAACTTTAGtcgtggcggcggtggcggtggctctgGCAATCGCTACGGTGGCAACAGCAATTACAACAGAGGCGGAGGTGGTGCCGCTGGCAATCAATATCAGCGGCACTCAACGGGCGGGGACAACGGTGGAGGCAGCAGTCAAGGCGGCAGCGGTTTCAGTCAGAATTTCAACAATAATAACCAAGGgggcggcaacaacagcagcaacaacaacaacgtcTCCAGCTTTACGCCTTTTCATCTGCGCTTTAACACGCCCAatcgccagcagcaacagcagcagcaaaggaacCAAAatatgcagcaacagcagcagggatcAAGCTCCAACACCTCGTCGTTTCGCGGTAGTGGTGCCAGCAATCCCTCCGCTGTTGCATCCCCAGCAACCAACAATTTTTCACAAAGACCTCCACCGTTTCCCATGACGCACATACCAGCGCCTGTGATGCCTGGGCCTGGTCCTGGCTCTGGTCCCGCTGTGGGTCGTCTATCAATGCCCGCAGTGCTGActgtgccaccgccacccacgCCACCGGCCAGCCTCTCGTGGAACAGTCCCCTCTTCAAGCTGAACACGGATTATGCTCAGCAgcggccaacagcagcaactgcagcgaaGACGACAAAGCtggacgacgatgatgatgatgccgacAACTGTCCAAACTTTTCGATTTACTCGCAGGAGTCGCAGGCGGTGGCCAATGCCACGTCACTGCCAATTGGACCACAGCCAAGGCCTGCAGCCGAAGAGCCAGATAAG GAGGACGATGACATGAATGAGGATTTAGTACAAttagacgatgatgatgatgatgttgaggatgatgcagcagcagcgcaggagGATAACAGCATACCATTGCCCCCAGAAAAGGCCTCCGATCTGTATGAGCCGGAGAATCCCACAGAAGAGCAGGAGGAAGGCGACTCCAACATCGATGGAGAGCCCATGGAGGAGGAACGCCAGCcccgagcagcggcagaaccCGAAACGGAACGAATTTCGAGTAATAGCAACTCTAATCTGGAGCCAGCAGTCGATGAAGATGAGGAGACCAAGACGCACAGCACTCCCAGTCCCGGTCCTAGGGTGCGGGATCGTGGCAGAGTCGAAAGGGATAGAGGGAAGGGTGTGCTGGAGCTGTACGACGACAGCGACTGGGAGGAGCTGGACATTGACAAGCCCAAAGAGTTTGAAAAGGCGTTGGAtgccacagaggcagcagcagcagagacaccGAATGTGGCAGCCACGCCTGCCAAGAAGAAGCACAAGGATGCGGGTGCAGCAAGAAATAGAAGCAGCAGTGATCGAGAGCCAGATCGTTCGTACACGCCCTGCCTGGATGAAAAAGGAgtcgatgacgatgacgagggGGCCTCTGCAGCGAGCGAACAGCAGCGTGCCGGTGTCTCCACTAGCCCCAAGACTCCATGCTCCAAGTCCAGCGACGACGAAGAGAATGCAGAGCAAGAACCGCCGGAGAACATTGACACGGAGCTCATTTCAGAGGATGATTTGGCCAACGAGAACGATTCGAAGCAGAgacgcagtcgcagtcgtaaACGCAGCGAAGGCGAAGggggtggagctgctgccaccgcttcCGCTGCCACCTCCAAGGAGCCGCCGAGGGAAAACGATAGCAAATCGAAGCGTTCGAAGCGTGGCAAGGACGAGACCTTTAAGAAGGTGAGCAAGCGGCCCAAAGAGCGCAACTATCGCGGCGATAAGCAGACGGACGATGCACGCAGCGGCTCCCGACGACGCACAAAGACACCGCGAAGAAGTTCGCCGGCGTCCAGGAGTCCCCACTCGCCTAGGGGAACGCGGAGTCCACCGCAAccccacagccgcagccgcagtcgcagtcctaGCAgaagtcgcagtcgcagccccATTCGGAGTCGTAATCGACGCAGGCCGCGAGGCAGCCGCTCCAAGTCCTACTCCAGATCCCGTTCCCGCTCACGCTCCCACTCGAATGGTCGCCATGGACGTTCCTTCCGTGGGCGCGACTTCCAGCGCGGCCAATTCCAGCGTGGCCGTGGCAGCCTGCGCTTCAGCTACAACAACCGGAATCAGCAGCAGTTCCACACTCGGCCGTACCAGAATGTGTACGCTCAGGGCCACaatcagagccagagccagagccagaactaTTTACACAACAATCAGAGCAGCCAGTACCACGtgcagaaccagaaccaaaaccagagccagagccagaacttATATCAGCGACCCAAGCGACGGGAGCTGGCACGCTACGATGTGCGCAATGTGGTGGGCGCTGGGTCGCGGCATCATTTGCCCGTGGCCAAGGATCGTTATGGCCGTGATGCCATGCGTGCAGCCAGGAGTCGTTCTGGCGGCAGCTTCGAGCGTCGTCGCTCCTCCCACAGCCCTGCGTTCTCGCGCAGCGGCTCCCGTGGTGGTGCACCCTCCAGGTCCCGCTCGGCAACGCCCAAGCGGCTGCGCAGCTTCAGTATATCGCCCTCTCCGCCGCCTGGCACTTCGCCACATCGCAAGCAGCAGCGTCGCAGGTCCATGTCGCCAGGACCAGGACGCCGCTATGTGCGTTCCCCGTCGCTATCGCCACCCAAGCAGCGAAGGGACTCACCGCCCATGCATCCGATGCATGCGATGGATCGCGGACATAGTCCCATTTCGCTAAGATCTGGCTCCCACACGCCCACGCGAGTGAATGGTGGCCGTAATATGGCGCCACCGCCCGTGTACCATAATTCACCGCGGTATACGCCACGATTGAGTCGCAGTCGGACGCGTTCGAAGAGCCCCAAGGCGGTGatcaagaagaaaaagaagaaatcggacaagaaaaagaagaacaagaagcgTGCGGCCAGCACTAGTCCGACAACGGCCGCTCGAATGAGGCGTATCTCGAGACAACGCGATCCGTTTGAGGATGCCGATGATTTCCTGGCGCCACAAAAGAAGCGACGCCACTCACCGCCCATCAGCAAGGGTGTGCCGGCGGGCAATTGGTCGCCATCGCCCAGCCTGTCCGATGATCACATGAAGTTCATTCACGATGGCGGGGATAAGAACTCCTCGTGGACACCGCCCTTGGGTTCGCCCAAGGGCATGCTTGGCCATCCCGGCGGCCACTATGCGGATGATGGGCGACGCAGCCCCACGCCTCTGGGCGTTGGCAAGAAGGCGAAACGGAAGCGGGacaagagcaaaaagaaaaagaagccaaTCGACAAGCTGCAGcgcaaggagaagaagaatcGCAAGCGTCGCACGCAGACACCGGAGCCAATACCCTCGAAGGAGGTGTTTGCCTCGGGCAACAACATTCTCGTGAGCGTTAGCTTCAACAAGGAGCCAGCCAGCGGCACGAATGCGAGTGccttgcagcaacagcagcagcagcaacagcagacggTGGTAACCATGCCGGCCAGGCATGATGACCTTCTAGCGAATCGTTTGACCGGCTCCTCCATGGATCGGCTGCTAAGCAACGCCAGCGTGAAGCCAAAGCTGAAGAAGGACAAGACCCGCAAGCGCAAAAAATTGGATGCCAAGCCGGTGGCCATCATAGACCTGGAACGCTCCCCGTTCCAAGTGCATCAGGAGCCCGCGGATGTGATTGTGCTCACGGACAGCGAAGATGCCAACGaggcgccgccgccgcatccGATGCGCAGGGACAGAGATAGcagagaacagcagcagcaggagcaacagcagcgggatCGACACCAGAGGCGACGCGGCAGCGGAGTGGCCTCGCCCGCGGAGCATCACGATCTGATGCGGGAGAACGGTCAGCGGGAGAAGACGCCACAGGCTGATTCGCTGGCCACGATTATGGAGACTTCCTCGTACGAGACACTGCAGCAGACGACAGGCCCCAAGACCCCGCCAGAGCCACCAATTGTCAAGTTCAATCTACCTGCCAAAAAAACGCACAACGTGCGCAACAATCCCCTGCACGAGGATGCCGATGACATCAATTCGGCGGACGAGCTGGAGGCTGCATGTTCCTCCAGGGAGTTGCCTGGCGCTGGCATCGCTGACCACGACAATGAcgatggacagcagcagcagccgcatggCCATAGCCACGAGGGCGGCACTCAGAAGATCGGACCGAATACGCCGCCAGAGTCGGGACCCTGCTCACCGGATGCTTACGATCCGTTTGAGCCGACCAAGTCGCCCTCCCTGTCACCGCGATCACcgacgcccacacccacacaaaactTAGAGCAGGCACTACCCAATAGCTCAGGTTCTGCAGGTCCAGGGGATAAAtccgacagcgacagccacagtcgcagtcgcagccacagcctggCGCCGACAGCCGTCTCGAACAGCACTGgaacgcagacacagacacagacgagCGGTGCCATCAATCCCGTGGATCTGGTGATGGCGCTGATGAACAAGCCGAACCAAAGCAACAAcgccagcagtcagcaggaGAAGGCCGGCGGCAAGGCCTGCGACGTTGTCACCTCCACGCAGTAtcttggcagcggca